Proteins encoded together in one Spirochaeta cellobiosiphila DSM 17781 window:
- a CDS encoding nucleotide pyrophosphohydrolase: MNEYKALIKRILDFRNARDWKKFHTEENLAKSISIEAGELLEHFQWGDSINKDEVSNELADILIYSFLLSEKLNVDPIEIMNKKISENEERFLIQNVKGNSGKKTRTDKL, from the coding sequence ATGAACGAGTATAAAGCACTTATTAAGAGAATATTAGATTTTAGAAATGCAAGAGATTGGAAAAAATTTCACACAGAGGAGAATCTGGCGAAATCAATTTCTATAGAAGCAGGTGAATTACTTGAACACTTTCAATGGGGTGATTCAATTAATAAGGATGAAGTTTCAAATGAATTAGCTGATATCCTCATATATTCATTTCTGCTATCAGAAAAATTAAATGTTGATCCAATAGAAATAATGAACAAAAAAATTTCTGAAAATGAGGAAAGATTCCTGATACAAAATGTTAAAGGAAATAGTGGTAAAAAAACGAGAACAGATAAATTATGA